One window of Desulfarculus baarsii DSM 2075 genomic DNA carries:
- a CDS encoding S24 family peptidase, which translates to MVDSRDSSARASAATAGLIGDDYLAVPLVGDRLAVGDDCFSWAKARRLLLIHRRDLGARQRFVAIRVADEAMRPTIPAGAIVIVDLDERDPRRRQRHVWAIRADADGLLAVRRLQALKNRPGFMIVSDDFDNHPPQIAWTSDARELILGRVIRLWRSLD; encoded by the coding sequence ATGGTTGATTCGCGGGATTCCTCGGCGCGCGCCTCGGCGGCCACGGCCGGCCTGATCGGCGACGACTATCTGGCCGTGCCGCTGGTCGGCGACAGGCTGGCGGTCGGCGATGACTGTTTTTCATGGGCAAAGGCGCGGCGTTTGCTTTTGATCCATCGCCGCGACCTGGGCGCTCGCCAGCGTTTCGTGGCCATCCGCGTGGCCGACGAGGCCATGCGCCCGACCATTCCCGCCGGCGCCATCGTCATCGTCGACCTCGACGAACGCGACCCCCGCCGCCGCCAGCGCCATGTCTGGGCCATCCGCGCCGACGCCGATGGCCTGTTGGCCGTGCGGCGCTTGCAGGCCCTCAAGAACCGCCCCGGTTTCATGATCGTCAGCGACGACTTCGATAACCACCCGCCGCAAATCGCCTGGACCAGCGACGCGCGCGAGTTGATCCTCGGCAGGGTGATCCGCTTGTGGCGCAGCCTGGATTAG